One genomic segment of Hordeum vulgare subsp. vulgare chromosome 2H, MorexV3_pseudomolecules_assembly, whole genome shotgun sequence includes these proteins:
- the LOC123426312 gene encoding protein NASP homolog 1-like has translation MDSTSDNFVAPVDERQDPPPPNPSEEEAGGEKKEGEEEKTLERAEELFDKGSKAIEEGDFVEAVDCLSRALEIRVERYGELASECASTYYKYGCALLYKSQEETDPLGNVPKSAPDEEPSKSTASKDSGNSKASSSNVKGDDPSSDNGGLEGQNSNEKDQEDVDGDSDKDGDEMGGEEDDSDLDLAWQMLDIARGIVEKNPENTLEKVKIFCALAEVSMEREDIDNSLGDYFKALAILEHLVEPDHRRIVELNFRICLVYELASKIGEAIPYCAKAVSLCKSRLESLKNAKETLLADKASTADGDSKKSSVEDEMELVTGILPDLEKKLEDLEQAMETPVSQLMNIIAAKVAFMEKDGNAVPPRAASLTSSQMAGVNNGFDSPTMSTAATSGSTGGTVTDLGVVGRGIKRANIKPISAEPCSKRLAADDSLSVKGDSSNNSDVHPTPQDGEGSVSK, from the exons atgGACTCCACCTCGGATAACTTCGTGGCGCCGGTAGACGAGCGCCAGGACCCGCCACCCCCGAACCCTAGCGAGGAGGAGGCGGGCGGcgagaagaaagagggggaggaggagaaaacCCTAGAGCGGGCGGAGGAGCTGTTTGACAAGGGATCCAAGGCCATCGAGGAGGGGGACTTCGTCGAAGCCGTCGACTGCCTCAGCCGCGCCCTCGAGATCAG GGTTGAACGTTATGGAGAACTTGCTTCAGAGTGTGCCAGCACGTATTACAAATATGGATGTGCCTTGCTATACAAATCACAGGAGGAGACCGATCCTTTGGGTAATGTTCCCAAGAGTGCACCAGATGAAGAACCATCGAAGAGCACAGCCAGTAAGGATAGTGGAAACTCAAAGGCATCCAGTAGCAATGTCAAAGGTGATGATCCATCTTCAGACAATGGTGGTCTTGAAG GTCAAAACTCAAATGAGAAAGATCAGGAGGATGTAGATGGCGACAGTGACAAGGATGGTGATGAGATgggaggtgaagaagatgattctgaTTTGGATCTAGCCTGGCAAATGTTAGATATTGCAAGGGGTATAGTGGAGAAGAACCCAGAAAACACTTTGGAGAAAGTGAAAATCTTTTGTGCTCTAGCTGAAGTCTCCATGGAAAGAG AGGACATAGACAACTCACTTGGTGACTACTTCAAAGCTTTGGCCATCTTGGAGCATTTGGTGGAGCCTGACCATCGTCGAATTGTTGAACT AAACTTCCGCATCTGTTTGGTCTATGAGTTGGCATCTAAGATTGGAGAGGCGATCCCATATTGTGCAAAGGCTGTTTCATTGTGCAAGTCACGTTTAGAGAGCCTGAAAAATGCGAAGGAAACCTTGTTGGCTGATAAAGCATCTACTGCTGATGGAGACTCAAAGAAATCATCTGtagaagatgagatggagctTGTTACTGGTATATTGCCTGACCTTGAGAAGAAG CTTGAAGACCTGGAGCAAGCAATGGAAACCCCAGTGAGCCAGCTTATGAACATCATTGCTGCAAAAGTAGCGTTTATGGAGAAGGATGGCAATGCCGTGCCACCAAGAGCTGCATCTTTGACTTCTTCACAAATGGCTGGAGTAAACAATGGCTTTGActccccaacaatgtctacagcaGCAACATCGGGAAGCACTGGAGGTACTGTTACTGACCTTGGTGTTGTAGGCAGaggcatcaagcgagctaatatcaagccTATTTCTGCTGAACCGTGTTCAAAGAGACTGGCAGCAGATGATTCACTGTCTGTGAAAGGCGACAGCAGCAACAACTCAGATGTTCACCCCACGCCGCAAGATGGCGAGGGTTCCGTATCAAAGTAG